Part of the Gemmatimonadaceae bacterium genome, AGCTCCAGCGCCAGATTTCGCGTCCGATGGAATCGACGACGACGAATTCGTGGGTCTGACCGTTGGGGAATGACAGCTCCACGTGTTTCTTCGTCTCATTCGTCACGCGCAGCGCGAAGCGGATGCCGTCACGCTCCGGCTTGACGTCGAGATTCGATGCGAGCGGCGCGCCGTCGTTATGTGCGTGCGGCGTGCCCTGCTGAACGACTGGTGCCGCGGTCGCGAGGCTCGCGGTAGACGCCGCCTCCGAATGCGTGCGAGGACCACAAGCAAAGGCAAGCGCGCCGGCGCACAGGAGCGCGATGGCGACGCGGGACGGCGAAAGCGATGTGGAGGACATGAACCCCAAACGAAAACCAGCGTTGAGCGGAGTCGGCCGGAGCCGGCGAGTTTGGCCGAAGCGATCCGCTCACAGATCGAAGCGGGGCGCAACTTACCAAGCCGGTGACGAACGGTCAACATTAGTAGTAACACTAGAAGTCGCGATGTGAAAATGACTTGGATCACCATTTTCGCTTTCGGCGCATCCTCCCGTTTTGGCCGATGGATCGCTTGCGAAAAATTTCACAAGCTCCTAGCTTTCGCGCCGAAATGAGCCAATGACCCCGGGGCGGAGCATGAACGACCCAGGTCCCACCGGCAGCCGGCCGAGTATCCGAAACGCGTCGAAGCCGCCATCCGGAGCGGAGTTCGCCGGAGTCGGGCTGCAATTCGCGCTGACCATCGTTGTTTTCGTGTTCCTGGGGATTTGGCTCGACAAGCGGCTCCATAGCTCGCCCTGGTTCGTTTTGATTTGCGTCTTCGTCGGTGCGGCCGCCGGTTTCTACTCCATCTATAGAAAGCTCATGGGATCGGCCAAGCGCGACCTCGGCGGAGGATCACGATGACACATGCCGTCGCGCGCTATGCGTTCGCGATCGTGGCGACGATCGCGCTCGTCGCCTGGCTGTTGACGCTGGCGCTGACGGGTCCGGGCGCCGTATCGGCGATCGGTATCAGCGCCGGCGTCGCTGCCGTCGTCCAGATTGCCGCGTTCGCCGTTACCCGTTCGATGGTGACTCAAAACGCCGTCGCGGGCTGGGGCGCTGGTTCGCTCCTGCGCTTTCTGACGCTGGTCATCTACGGTTTGCTGGCCGTGAAGGTCATCGGCCTTGCTCCAGTTCCGGCCCTCATCAGCCTCGTGTTGTTCTTCTTCCTCTCGACGCTTCTCGAGCCGCTCTTTCTGCGACGATGAAATACCGGTCGCTCGTTTTGGCGCTCATCACGGCGTTCGCCGTTGCGCTCCCCTCTGCCTCCGCGCAGGAGCCGGCGGCGCCGCTGCAGAAGACGATCGGTCCGGCTGCCATCATCATGCCCCACATCACGGACTCGAAGAAGATCGAGCTTCCGTGTGTGAAGAGCTTCGCCGAGTGGGGTTGCGAGTTCACGCTGCCGACATGGAATGTAAGGATTGGCAAATGGACCATCGATTTTGGTCCGACGAAGCACGTCGTTTGGCTTTTGATCGCGGCGATCTGCGTCGCACTCGTAGTGGGCTTCGCGGCACGCGCGCATGTGCGGAGCACCCAGCGTATCGGTCGGCCGCGCGGCTTTGCCGCCGGGCTCGAGGCCGTGATGCTCTATCTGCGCAAGGACGTGTTCTTGCCGGTGCTGGGCGGCCACGGTGGCGAGCGCTACATCCCATTCGTCTTGTCGCTCTTTTTCTTCATTCTGTTCTGTAACCTCTTCGGCCTCGTACCCTATGGGTCAACGCCCACCGGCAACATCTCGGTGACGGCGACGCTCGCGATCATCACGTTCATCGTGGTCGAGATCGCGGGCATGAAAGCGCTCGGCCGCGACTACATCTCGACCATTCTCTACTGGCCGCACGACATGCCGATCTACCTACGGCTGCCGCTGTCGGTGATCATGACGCCGGTTGAAATCATCGGGAAGTTCACGAAGCCGTTCGCGCTGACGATTCGACTCTTCGCGAACATGATCGCGGGCCACGTCATCATTCTCGCGCTGATCGGTCTGATCTTCCTATTCGGCTGGTTCATCGCCATTGCGGCGGTGCCGATGGCGCTGTTCATCATGTTCCTCGAGATCCTGGTGGCGTTCATCCAGGCGTTCGTTTTCTCATTGCTCGCAGCAGTTTTCATCGGGCAGATAAGGGCAGCACACCATTAGGGTTGACGGTTACTGGTGATTAGTGGTTGGTGATTCTTTTTGCGGAAACGACCAACTACCGACCACCAATCACCAATCACCAATTATCGGCCGCACATGCTCCACGCGGCCTGATGTAACTGGTCGAGCGACCAGCGATTCCCGTTGAGGCCCGGACCTCGTTGACGGGTAGCGCCTAACGGCGCGGAGCATGGGCACTTCACGTAGCACGATTGGAGATTCAAGAAATGTCAATACTTCCGCTGCTGCAGGCGGCGACCAGCTACGCGCCGAAGGAATATCAGGGCGCATGGGCCATGCTTGGCGCGGGCGTTGGTGCCGGCCTGGCAACGATTGGCGCCGGCATCGGTATCGGCCGCATTGGTGGCTCGGCCACCGAGGCGATGGCTCGCCAACCTGAGATCGCCGGAACGATCCAGACTGGCGGATTGATTCTCGCCGCGCTCATCGAAGGCGTAGCGCTGTTCGCCGTCGTCGTTGCCCTACTGATCTCGCTCAAGTTCTAAACTCGCGCTGCCGGAGCCTCCGGGAGCTCCGGCAGCGACTCAATACACGAAGACTTACCGAGCTTCACTATGCGCACGCTGCTCTTATCGCTCGTCATCATGATTGGCAACGGTTCGATCCTGCTTGCGCAGGAGCCGGAGAAGAGTCCTCCGCTCGTCGAGCTCCGGGTCAACCTGATGTTCTGGACGCTGATCATCTTCGGCATCCTCTACTGGATCCTGCAGACGAAGGCGTTTCCAGCGATCTTCGGCGCGGTAGAGAAGCGAGAAAAGGCGCTCGAGGATGCGCTCTCGAGTGCCAAGCGCGACCGCGAAGAGGCGCAGAAGCTTCTCGAGGAGCGGCGCCGAGAAATCGAAGGGGCACGCGGCGATGCACAGAAGCTGATCGCCGACGGGCGCGCCGTCGCCGAGAAGATGCGGCACGATCTGCTCGAGCAGACGCGCCAGGAGCAGCAGGCCGTCCTCGAACGCGCGAGGCGGGAGATCGAGAACGAGAAGGAGCGCGCCGTGGCGCAGCTGCGTCGCGAGGCAGTGAATCTGGCCATCGCCGGCGCGAGCAAGGTCATCGAGCAGAATCTCGACAACACCAAGAATCGCGAGCTCGTCGAGAGCTTTCTCGAATCACTGCCGGCGATGTCGACGAGTGGCCGCTGATGCGTGAGATCACCATCGCGCGCAATTACGCCGAAACGCTCCTCGAGCTGGCACGTCGCGCTGGAGATCTCCGCGGTTGGGGACAGGCGGTGAGCGACGTCGCCGAGGCGATGCAGACCGATCGCACGCTCCGACTCTTCCTCGAATCGCCGCGCGTCTCGGCGGCGGAGAAGAATCGCATTCTGGGTCGTGCGTTCGATGGACAGCTGGCGCCGCTCTTCGTGCGCTATCTACAGGCCCTCGTGAGCCACCGTCGTCAGATGCTCCTACCGGTGATTGCGCGAGAATATCACGATCTCGTCGACCAGGTCGAGGGCCGGCTGCACGCCAATGTCACCGTCGCACAGGAGCCCGGAGACCGCGAGCGCCGGTCGATCTCAAAGGAGCTGTCGCGGGCGTATGGCAAAGAAGTCGTCCCGCACTTCAGCGTGAATCCGGCGATCCTCGGGGGCGTCGTCGTGCGTGTCGGTGATACCGTACTCGACGGGTCCGTACGGCGTCGGTTGACATCGTTACGTTCGAGGATGCTAGCGCTGCGGATGTGAACCGCTGGTGGTTGGTTGTGGGTGATTGGTTGTTGGTTGGTGACGGGTCGTTGGTGATTCGGAGGGCCAGCAAGCCAAGCTCGCTGGCCTTTCCTATTCCGACCAACCACCACCCACCGACCACCAACGACCAGCACCAGTCACCTCAA contains:
- a CDS encoding BsuPI-related putative proteinase inhibitor is translated as MSSTSLSPSRVAIALLCAGALAFACGPRTHSEAASTASLATAAPVVQQGTPHAHNDGAPLASNLDVKPERDGIRFALRVTNETKKHVELSFPNGQTHEFVVVDSIGREIWRWSSTRLFTQAVQNKLLSSGESMRVSEQWSHPSQHGKYTVIATLNSTNFPVQQRADFLIP
- a CDS encoding AtpZ/AtpI family protein translates to MNDPGPTGSRPSIRNASKPPSGAEFAGVGLQFALTIVVFVFLGIWLDKRLHSSPWFVLICVFVGAAAGFYSIYRKLMGSAKRDLGGGSR
- the atpB gene encoding F0F1 ATP synthase subunit A is translated as MKYRSLVLALITAFAVALPSASAQEPAAPLQKTIGPAAIIMPHITDSKKIELPCVKSFAEWGCEFTLPTWNVRIGKWTIDFGPTKHVVWLLIAAICVALVVGFAARAHVRSTQRIGRPRGFAAGLEAVMLYLRKDVFLPVLGGHGGERYIPFVLSLFFFILFCNLFGLVPYGSTPTGNISVTATLAIITFIVVEIAGMKALGRDYISTILYWPHDMPIYLRLPLSVIMTPVEIIGKFTKPFALTIRLFANMIAGHVIILALIGLIFLFGWFIAIAAVPMALFIMFLEILVAFIQAFVFSLLAAVFIGQIRAAHH
- the atpE gene encoding ATP synthase F0 subunit C yields the protein MSILPLLQAATSYAPKEYQGAWAMLGAGVGAGLATIGAGIGIGRIGGSATEAMARQPEIAGTIQTGGLILAALIEGVALFAVVVALLISLKF
- the atpF gene encoding F0F1 ATP synthase subunit B, which produces MRTLLLSLVIMIGNGSILLAQEPEKSPPLVELRVNLMFWTLIIFGILYWILQTKAFPAIFGAVEKREKALEDALSSAKRDREEAQKLLEERRREIEGARGDAQKLIADGRAVAEKMRHDLLEQTRQEQQAVLERARREIENEKERAVAQLRREAVNLAIAGASKVIEQNLDNTKNRELVESFLESLPAMSTSGR
- the atpH gene encoding ATP synthase F1 subunit delta, with amino-acid sequence MREITIARNYAETLLELARRAGDLRGWGQAVSDVAEAMQTDRTLRLFLESPRVSAAEKNRILGRAFDGQLAPLFVRYLQALVSHRRQMLLPVIAREYHDLVDQVEGRLHANVTVAQEPGDRERRSISKELSRAYGKEVVPHFSVNPAILGGVVVRVGDTVLDGSVRRRLTSLRSRMLALRM